A stretch of DNA from Carassius auratus strain Wakin chromosome 44, ASM336829v1, whole genome shotgun sequence:
aagcatgcatgcaatgtgtttataaaggaagtatgagtgaaagaaaatgtacaataaactagagaatttcaaaaacgaaaatgagatttttgtcatttattactgaaaatcacagaatcacacaatatagaacagtttttgaacaaaaaataaataatacatttaaaaatctttgcttaacagaaatgtgttattgtttaatcaaatatataaagaacaattaaataattaacttttttacaaacagtcctaggcatgccagagagcaaagcaaggcctctccaggAAGTTGCAGAGGGGCACCTGGCATGCCCCACACTGCCAGGGGGTCTTGTTGTACACTTTGCTTGCCTTGCACTGCTCACAGTACTTTCTGACATCTGCAGGCTTGTGTGCAGGGTTTGCTGGGTCCAAGGGAGCAATGGGTAGGGGTGTGTGGTGAGTTGTCCTGTCTGCATCCTCAGTTGTTACCCCTGCAAGTTGAGCACAGAGCTCCTCCATAAAgtctctgtgtgtcagtggtATAGTATTTTGCTCTTTACACAGTTCTTTGTGGAGGATGTAGCTGTTGCATGTGGCGATGTCCACAAAGTGCAAGAACATAGTCTTATACCATCTGTTTGCTTTGTGGTGAGCAGAGGTGTACTGGATGAGCTGATCAGACAAGTCAACACCACCCATGTGTTTGTTGTATTCCACAACTGGAGTGGGAACTGGAATCCTCACTTTCTCCCAGGTTCCATCTGCCTTTTTTTGCCTTCTCGTGACCGTCTCCGATGTGTAGGCTTGATGGATGGTCGAGCAGATGGACACCTCTCTTGTGTCCATCCACTTGACGAAGAGCAAGTCATCATCTCGGATCCACCTGATTGTTCCTCTTTGGGATTTTTTGGAGAGGGCATTCACAGTCGATTTAGGGGTGTCCTTCCTCCCCTGTCTATATGTACCACAGGCTCTAAAGTGCAGAGATGACAGGTGTCTGAAGAGCTGAGGACTTGTATAAAAGTTATCACAATAAATGTGATAACCACTTCCCAAATGTGGTTTGTCCAGGAGGCCCACAACTGCATCATAGGAAAGTCCAAAGCCAGTGGGGAACTTTGCCTTTCCTGTGTACACGGTAAAGCTAGATGTATAACCTGAAGAGTCAGCCAAGACAAACAGTTTGAATCCCCACTTAGTCGGTTTGTCCTTTATGTATTGTGTCATTCCTGTTTTGGCTTTTGTCGCCACCATCCTCTCATCTATTGCCAGATTTTTTTGGGGCTGGTAAAAGGACTTGCATGCTGCCATGATTTCAGTCATCAGAGGCTTGAGGCGAAACAGTGGATCATGGTCTGATGTTCCCTTTTTGCTGTCATTTACAACATCCTCAGCCGGATCGCTCATGTGCACATTTGAGGAAATGGAGAGCCACCTGTCCCTTGGCATCACTTTCTTTGGGAATGgaactgaaaaaatgtttttttgcctCCAGTAAGATTTCACTGATCCAAGTTTTAGCAGTCCCATGAAAATCACAAGTGCAAGATATTTTAGGAAGTCTGTGGGAGTGACATCAGTCCATTTGAATTGAAGTCCTTCTGATAACCTCTTTGTAGCTTGCTTATTTGTGTTGCTGCATAATGTTCTGATGACATTATTGCTGAAAAAAAGCTGGAACAAATCAAGTGGACTGTACACTTTGGATTTATCGAGTTGCACTCCTGGGGGCCTGGCAGGGGCAAACCTGGGGAGAATGGGTGCCACATCTGGATCGTTTTCAGTTTTCCAGTGTTGTTCATGTGTTGTATGGTGTGGAGAGCGTGATCTTGAGCGGCTCAGCGTGGGCCTCTGAACACTCTCGGTAGAGTGTCTGCGTGTTAGAGTTTCTCTCCTCGGTGGAAGCTGAGGTGCCGGTGTAGATGACGTGTTTGGCTGGCTCCATCTCCTCCTCGGTGGAAGCTGAGGTGCCGGTGTAGATGACGTGTTTGGCTGGCTCCATCTCCTCCTCGGTGGAAGCTGAGGTGCCGGTGTAGATGACGTGTTTGGCTGGCTCCATCTCCTCCTCGGTGGAAGCTGAGGTGCCGGTGTAGATGACGTGTTTGGCTGGCTCCATCTCCTCCTCGGTGGAAGCTGAGGTGCCGGTGTAGATGACGTGTTTGGCTGGCTCCATCTCCTCCTCGGTGGAAGCTGAGGTGCCGGTGTAGATGACGTGTTTGGCTGGCTCCATCTCCTCCTCGGTGGAAGCTGAGGTGCCGGTGTAGATGACGTGTTTGGCTGGCTCAATCTCCTCCTCGGTGGAAGCTGAGGTGCCGGTGTAGATGACGTGCTTGGCTGGCTCAATCTCCTCCTCGGTGGAAGCTGAGGTGCCGGTGTAGATGACGTGCTTGGCTGGGTCAATCTCCTTCTCGGTGGAAGCTGAGGTGCTGTTGCCGGTGTAGATGACGTGCTTGGGTCGTTatcattactgaaataaatgtaaaaggagAGAGCAAATACACAATAAAACTGATAGCTTTTTTTTGTGTCAAAATtcaatgtagaaaaaaataactcCTATAAACTCATGTAACACTATGAAACTCCACTGTACACTAAATTGTACACTTCACTTAGTTGAGTAAGTCAGTCTATTGAAACTAATTTCACACCACTCTTGAACTGAGTTTACAGGGAAAGAGTAGTATAGTACactaaaacaaatatttcatgCCTCAATCGCTATCTGACTAAAAATCCAAAACATATACATACTCAAGATGtatgatataataaattataatgataaagAGGTTATTTGAAGTTACATACCAGTCCTCAAATGGATCTTCCCCATCCTGGTAAAATACTTCGTCATCTGTGTAAAAGCTGTCTGCTCCAGATTCCTCGTcgctttccagtaattgttccagagcttgttctgctgTAAATCTTTTAGTGCTTGTCATTTTGCTAAATCAATTctcgctctctgtaacactccgatcgcttTCTGTTTTCTCAACCTGATGCTGATTCTTCAATCGCTTATTATTACACCCAGCTGCCGGTGTTTTACTATAGCCATggtaaccttcctctgattgggttagaaaatgTTCCTCCCAGCGACAACAGGGTCCTCTGAATGGCTAGATTACATCATggtaaccttcctctgattgggttagaaaaatgTTCTTCCCAGCGACAactacagagtcctctgaatggCTAG
This window harbors:
- the LOC113062359 gene encoding piggyBac transposable element-derived protein 4-like encodes the protein MTSTKRFTAEQALEQLLESDEESGADSFYTDDEVFYQDGEDPFEDCNDNDPSTSSTPATAPQLPPRRRLTQPSTSSTPAPQLPPRRRLSQPSTSSTPAPQLPPRRRLSQPNTSSTPAPQLPPRRRWSQPNTSSTPAPQLPPRRRWSQPNTSSTPAPQLPPRRRWSQPNTSSTPAPQLPPRRRWSQPNTSSTPAPQLPPRRRWSQPNTSSTPAPQLPPRRRWSQPNTSSTPAPQLPPRRETLTRRHSTESVQRPTLSRSRSRSPHHTTHEQHWKTENDPDVAPILPRFAPARPPGVQLDKSKVYSPLDLFQLFFSNNVIRTLCSNTNKQATKRLSEGLQFKWTDVTPTDFLKYLALVIFMGLLKLGSVKSYWRQKNIFSVPFPKKVMPRDRWLSISSNVHMSDPAEDVVNDSKKGTSDHDPLFRLKPLMTEIMAACKSFYQPQKNLAIDERMVATKAKTGMTQYIKDKPTKWGFKLFVLADSSGYTSSFTVYTGKAKFPTGFGLSYDAVVGLLDKPHLGSGYHIYCDNFYTSPQLFRHLSSLHFRACGTYRQGRKDTPKSTVNALSKKSQRGTIRWIRDDDLLFVKWMDTREVSICSTIHQAYTSETVTRRQKKADGTWEKVRIPVPTPVVEYNKHMGGVDLSDQLIQYTSAHHKANRWYKTMFLHFVDIATCNSYILHKELCKEQNTIPLTHRDFMEELCAQLAGVTTEDADRTTHHTPLPIAPLDPANPAHKPADVRKYCEQCKASKVYNKTPWQCGACQVPLCNFLERPCFALWHA